The Psilocybe cubensis strain MGC-MH-2018 chromosome 7, whole genome shotgun sequence genome has a window encoding:
- a CDS encoding Sorting nexin-41, producing MAPTRISLAQQIAQLEEPAPADYDPEDLQSQGAEINDDMRIDLTGSREHYVDVGPSDLRNKLPSIAHPKYEGIRVSRSQLLQDSDDGHEDEEEEEKEEDGQDGGQKEREDDNDEIPSENSENEGSQNWESADREPSESEAEESEDSEGETSISKSSQQRQTEVGRENFEDLASTLKKTRENDLTKGQAIKRQIAVWDTLLDTRIRLQKSILSANRLPPPSEIKAYLQDASCYDAISGFLNEASSLADEILELQENLLKQNNIVELPPRKRRRLDAEAPSIEEYSDSVSAASANVVVLEQVFHPYLLQTLSKWSSKIQAVAPSVLLPSNRGTFLKGSQSLKSVVQLIDENLAEHDKLLARTQVARVKKSRIGANQQETDKDEEDALDAEVFDDTDFYQKLLRDIIDSRGNGTKNEDWMVIQKQKKAKKKVDTKASKGRKLRYEVHEKLQNFMVPVPNSAGAWHEEQVDELFASLLGKGFEGIEINSEDVPVDKPVELGGFRVFGPSRYRKCLTHPAVHNFRSTIKVPSTPRILSIRLRIKEFVVVASFRLQSLPRTVNTSLSVCRNSSPQSGNMNALDDYEEQNPFEHEGADHITSETSSTSQVGLYEPPSPPHTTRQLSPSISNRPPFPSPGSHKQAHVNYKTDFCCTRDRVLHSGDDVEILIIDAQKTSVNSNSPYITYVIRTGNAEARHRYSEFESLRENLSRLYPTLIVPPIPSKQTIGDYAVKQGKAKEDATLISKRKRLLQTFLNRLARHPILSNEHVFHRFLDGEVSWAEVLNSPPLSLLPKNILKAPSHNPTDQNASPAYAALPNPSSAHPLRHPDQRFLDSEAFTHKFANHVGGPMEKVTRRVVKRWSDYAQDHADLGAALNGFSLNEADALASAIEKTGQAVDATYMSTTKLLQDLEQNWAEPLHEYTQFAAIIKKLLAYRHQKHVQYEMTQDALETKKEQLEDLEKSEREARRLEEALGRGRINGSGPPVNPRSEGETEDNGEGSTPNLNSSYLPPHPGPNPARRRTKTPGMGLLNALSYTLHGMMDVDPETARRNGITKTRENISQLEDALHLAAQDLKYSSSTIQADLDRFQRQKVADLREMAISMARSHRDWCKKNLDAWEEAKREIEKIPDHPNKAPPPAEIPEGPSARRNSSSTVNGR from the exons ATGGCTCCGACAC GCATATCGTTAGCTCAACAAATTGCTCAGCTTGAGGAACCCGCTCCTGCCG ATTATGACCCAGAAGATTTACAATCGCAGGGAGCTGAAATAAATGATGATATGCGCATAGATTTAACGGGGTCTCGGGAACATTACGTCGATGTGGG GCCAAGTGATCTTCGAAACAAATTACCTAGCATTGCCCATCCAAAGTACGAGGGTATACGGGTATCGAGGAGTCAACTGCTACAGGACTCTGACGATGGacatgaagatgaagaagaagaagaaaaagaagaagatggacAGGATGGAGGACAAAAAGAGCGGGAAGATGACAATGACGAAATTCCTTCAGAAAATAGCGAAAATGAGGGTAGCCAGAACTGGGAATCAGCGGATCGGGAACCCTCAGAGAGCGAAGCAGAAGAAAGTGAGGATTCTGAAGGAGAAACGTCTATCTCTAAATCCTCTCAGCAACGACAAACCGAAGTGGGACGAGAGAATTTTGAGGATCTAGCCTCAACCCTGAAAAAGACTAGAGAGAATGACTTGACAAAAGGGCAAGCAATCAAAAGGCAGATA GCTGTCTGGGATACCCTTCTTGATACGCGAATTCGTCTTCAAAAGTCAATATTATCTGCAAACAGACTTCCCCCA CCTTCAGAAATAAAGGCATATCTTCAAGACGCATCATGTTATGATGCAATTTCAGGATTCCTGAACGAAGCTTCATCATTGGCAGACGAAATTTTAGAGTTACAAGAA AATCTTTTAAAACAAAATAACATTGTTGAATTGCCACCTCGGAAACGCCGAAGACTGGACGCCGAAGCGCCTTCCATCGAGGAGTACAGTGATTCAGTTTCCGCTGCTTCAGCGAATGTCGTCGTCTTAGAACAAGT TTTCCACCCATACCTCCTTCAGACATTATCCAAATGGTCATCGAAAATCCAAGCAGTCGCTCCTTCAGTGCTCCTACCCTCTAACCGTGGGACCTTTTTGAAAGGATCACAAAGTCTGAAATCTGTTGTCCAACTCATTGACGAAAACCTTGCCGAGCATGACAAACTCTTGGCTCGCACCCAAGTGGCAAGAGTTAAGAAGTCGAGGATTGGTGCGAATCAACAAGAAACGgacaaagatgaagaagatgcacTGGATGCTGAAGTATTCGACGATACCGACTTTTATCAGAAATTATTGAGAGATATAATTGATTCCCGGGGTAATGGAACGAAGAACGAAGATTGGATGGTCAttcagaagcagaagaaggcaaagaagaaagttgACACCAAAGCGAGCAAAGGACGAAAGCTTCG ATACGAGGTTCATGAGAAACTTCAAAATTTTATGGTCCCGGTTCCCAATTCGGCTGGTGCATGGCACGAAGAACAAGTTGACGAATTATTTGCTTCTCTGCTAGGAAAAGGATTTGAGGGTATTGAGATAAATTCTGAAGATGTCCCAGTAGATAAACCTGTTGAACTTGGTGGATTCAGGGTGTTTGG CCCCTCAAGA TATCGAAAGTGTTTAACACATCCCGCAGTACATAACTTTCGTTCGACGATAAAGGTCCCTTCTACACCACGAATATTGTCCATACGCCTCCGTATTAAGGAATTTGTCGTCGTTGCTTCATTTCG ACTCCAGAGCCTACCACGTACAGTGAACACTAGTCTATCAGTCTGCCGAAATTCGAGTCCACAATCTGGAAATATGAACGCCCTGGATGATTACGAAGAGCAAAATCCGTTTGAGCACGAAGGGGCCGACCATATCACATCGGAGACGTCGTCAACGTCCCAAGTAGGTCTCTATGAACCGCCATCTCCTCCTCATACTACACGACAGCTTTCTCCTTCAATATCTAACCGACCACCCTTTCCGAGCCCTGGGTCGCACAAGCAAGCCCATGTCAACTACAAAACGGACTTTTGCTGCACTCGCGACCGTGTCCTTCATTCTGGCGATGACGTTGAAATCCTG ATCATTGACGCTCAGAAAACTTCTGTTAATTCTAACTCACCATATATAACATACGTCATCCGGACAGGA AATGCAGAGGCTCGGCACAGGTACTCTGAGTTTGAGAGTCTCCGAGAGAATTTATCTCGACTATACCCCACTCTTATCGTGCCACCAATTCCCTCGAAGCAAACAATCGGCGATTATGCTGTGAAGCAAGGCAAGGCTAAAGAAGACGCAACTCTCATTTCGAAGAGGAAGCGACTGCTTCAGACATTTTTGAATCGCCTCGCACGACACCCAATTCTTTCAAACGAACACGTCTTCCATCGCTTCCTTGATGGAGAGGTATCCTGG GCGGAAGTACTGAACTCACCTCCGTTATCCCTTCTTCCTAAAAACATATTGAAAGCTCCTTCACACAATCCTACAGATCAGAATGCTTCCCCAGCTTATGCTGCTCTCCCTAATCCCTCGTCTGCGCATCCACTTCGTCACCCCGATCAACGCTTCCTCGATTCCGAAGCTTTCACTCACAAATTTGCAAATCATGTTGGAGGTCCAATGGAAAAGGTTACTCGTCGTGTTGTGAAGAGATGGTCAG ATTATGCACAAGACCATGCAGATCTTGGTGCTGCTCTCAATGGATTCAGTTTAAATGAAGCAGATGCCTTGGCCAGCGCGATTGAGAAAACAGGACAAGCTGTGGACGCTACGTACATGTCAACGACCAAATTG TTGCAAGACCTGGAGCAAAACTGGGCTGAGCCATTACACGAGTACACCCAATTTGCGGCTATTATTAAGAAACTCCTCGCTTACCGTCATCAGAAGCATGTACAATATGAGATGACACAGGATGCCCTCGAGACAAAGAAGGAGCAATTGGAAGACCTTGAGAAGAGTGAGCGTGAAGCACGACGATTGGAGGAGGCACTTGGAAGAGGGAGGATTAACGGATCGGGGCCTCCAGTCAATCCAAGATCTGAAGGAGAAACAGAAGATAACGGGGAAGGTAGTACGCCGAATCTTAACTCATCTTACCTGCCACCGCACCCCGGACCCAACCCTGCACGTCGAAGAACAAAAACGCCTGGGATGGGTCTACTGAATGCATTGAGCTATACATTGCACGGTATGATGGATGTGGATCCCGAAACTGCACGCCGGAATGGAATAACAAAAACGCGAGAAAACATCTCCCAG CTGGAAGATGCACTTCATCTAGCGGCCCAGGATCTCAAGTATTCTAGCTCCACCATCCAGGCGGATTTAGACCGTTTCCAGCGCCAGAAAGTAGCAGATTTAAGAGAGATGGCTATATCTATGGCTCGGAGTCACAGAGATTGGTGCAAGAAA AATCTGGATGCTTGGGAAGAAGCCAAAAGAGAGATTGAGAAGATACCTGATCATCCCAACAAAGCTCCGCCACCTGCTGAAATACCTGAAGGGCCTTCTGCGAGAAGGAACTCATCCTCCACCGTCAATGGGCGCTGA
- a CDS encoding Transcription factor bHLH140, protein MSASPRTAATDVVESSEFQIPGGKIVLILCGLVASGKSTFAIALQKHYPQFRRCNQDDLGDRRAVEQLARQTLNQGLSICIDRTNFNAAQRSYWIKIAREFPGTEVWVIVFDTPYEICAERLRHRAFHPTIKSPEQGLSILSRFYADFQYPATHEGFQRILYVKPSDHSSPVYTRSDITETLMRVKSSSLIPTPGSHRGNYGTAHPSARGNSLRGRHNKWQTPNHPVFNPTNHGRGRENYSNVGPTNENQLSPSHHAKNLGINGTECGQVRYPSGVHRDQGNSIMSVGQGSGSIQDPFVIE, encoded by the exons ATGTCGGCATCCCCCCGGACTGCAGCCACAGATGTTGTGGAAAGTTCAGAGTTCCAGATCCCTGGTGGCAAGATCGTTCTGATCTTATGTGGACTAGTCGCTTCCGGCAAG TCAACCTTCGCAATTGCGTTGCAGAAACACTATCCACAGTTTCGCAGATGCAATCAAGACGACCTGGGCGACCGACGCGCAGTAGAACAATTAGCGCGACAAACTCTAAATCAAGGGCTTTCTATCTGTATTGACCGTACAAACTTTAACGCTGC GCAAAGGTCATATTGGATTAAGATCGCCCGCGAATTTCCCGGTACTGAGGTATGGGTTATTGTCTTTGACACTCCATACGAG ATATGCGCAGAACGTCTCCGGCATA GAGCTTTCCACCCCACGATCAAAAGCCCAGAGCAAGGGCTATCCATCCTCTCGCGCTTCTACGCAGATTTTCAGTACCCCGCCACCCATGAAGGCTTCCAGAGAATTCTGTATGTCAAACCATCCGACCATAGTTCTCCCGTTTATACTCGCTCCGATATCACCGAGACCCTAATGCGAGTGAAAAGTTCATCGCTTATACCTACACCTGGATCGCATCGAGGCAATTACGGAACAGCGCACCCGTCTGCTCGAGGGAATTCTCTTCGTGGACGTCATAACAAATGGCAAACGCCCAATCACCCCGTTTTCAATCCTACCAACCATGGTCGAGGCCGCGAGAACTATTCCAATGTCGGGCCGACTAATGAAAATCAACTGAGTCCATCACATCATGCAAAGAATTTGGGCATAAATGGAACAGAATGCGGGCAAGTGCGGTATCCTTCTGGGGTTCACAGGGATCAAGGTAACTCAATAATGAGCGTGGGTCAAGGGAGTGGCTCAATACAGGATCCCTTCGTAATTGAATGA
- a CDS encoding Mitochondrial import inner membrane translocase subunit tim23 has translation MASNSHSEASSSQNPTDVLRTATFSRTEGSASPENAVTSSDLLMAAYDPARLHPLADLGDKLDYLLLDDDKTSELPGAGTAIPSRGWSDDLCYGTGTMYLGGLALGGAWGVREGARRPLAVSNTRLRINSILNSVTRRGTFIGNSAGVMALMYNGVNSSIDALRGKHDTAGSMAAGAVTGALFKSTAGIKPAIAAATLVSGMAGIWSYVKKNI, from the exons ATGGCCTCAAACTCGCATTCCGAAGCTTCTTCATCTCAAAACCCTACTGACGTCCTCCGAACTGCCACTTTTTCACGTACGGAAGGTTCTGCGTCACCAGAAAATGCTGTTACATCTTCCGACCTGCTCATGGCGGCATACGACCCCGCCAGGCTTCACCCGTTAGCTGACTTGGGGGATAAACTAGACTACCTACTTCTTGATGATGACAAGACAAGCGAACTTCCTGGAGCTGGTACGGCAATACCCTCCAGGGGGTGGAGTGACGACCTTTGTTATGGGACGGGTACCATGTATCTCGGTG GTTTGGCCCTTGGCGGTGCGTGGGGTGTGCGTGAAGGTGCTCGAAGGCCACTTGCCGTATCAAATACGAGACTACGGATCAACAGCATCCTGAACTCTGTTACTCGTCGAGGTACTTTCATTGGCAACTCGGCCGGAGTAATGG CCCTTATGTACAATGGGGTTAATTCTTCCATTGACGCATTGAGAGGAAAACATGACACAGCAGGCAGCATGGCAGCTGGCGCAGTGACAGGCGCCTTATTCAAATCCACTG CTGGCATCAAGCCGGCcattgctgctgctactTTAGTGTCAGGCATGGCAGGAATCTGGAGTTATGTGAAAAAGAACATTTGA
- a CDS encoding Spore development regulator VOSA, producing MGNYQGINPTWVNVVILQRTLNLLVAVVDIRHHSPQLASTQSPPSSQSSLADLTSFSPVSFARSQPRIQVSSLLADPHTRSYELEIVQHPLRTAEFGAAYLSRVPLTPPIIARLTVRDSSRNSVIPVAELPFLVAHLSLYSGDGATALDMGSFIGRGVLQNPPTLYGHLVSTVEQLEDLQGNTGLFFLFPDVSIRLRGRYQIQVTLSRLSNSGLPGLAEHGTYLAEARTRPFDALPLHEYIVAPSTRLSQSFIRQGARMFANASYPPHR from the exons ATGGGGAACTATCAGGGCATAAATCCTACTTGGGTCAATGTCGTAATTCTTCAACGCACCCTCAACCTTCTTGTTGCAGTAGTGGATATTCGTCACCACAGTCCTCAATTGG CCTCCACCCAAAGCCCTCCCTCCAGTCAAAGTTCACTGGCAGATCTGACTTCATTTTCTCCTGTGTCTTTTGCTCGTTCGCAACCTCGCATTCAAGTGTCCTCACTGTTGGCTGATCCGCACACCAG GTCTTACGAACTAGAAATTGTGCAGCATCCACTAAGGACAGCGGAATTTGGGGCGGCATATCTATCCAGAGTGCCTTTAACCCCGCCAATTATTGCAAGATTGACAGTCAGAGATTCATCTCGCAACTCCGTCATTCC aGTGGCAGAGTTACCGTTCCTTGTTGCGCATTTGTCATTATATTCTGGAGACGGTGCGACTGCCCTTGACATGGGTTCATTCATTGGGAGAGGCGTTTTACAAAATCCACCTACGCTTTACGGGCACCTTGTTTCTACTGTGGAACAATTAGAAGACTTGCAGGGAAACACGGGTTTgttctttctcttccctGATGTCAGCATCCGCCTGCGCGGCCGTTATCAAATTCAGGTCACCCTTTCCAGACTTAGCAA TTCTGGATTACCGGGCCTAGCTGAACATGGTACATACCTCGCTGAAGCCCGGACCAGGCCATTCGATGCGCTCCCTCTTCATGAATACATCGTTGCGC CCTCAACGCGCTTATCTCAAAGTTTCATTCGACAGGGTGCACGAATGTTTGCAAACGCCTCCTACCCACCTCACCGGTGA